The Streptomyces venezuelae genomic interval CCCCGCTGGCCCGGATGGAGGCCCGGATCGCCGTCCGCGCCCTCCTCGAACGCTGCCCGGACCTCGCCCTGGACGCCTCCCCCGGCGAACTGGTCTGGTACCCGAACCCGATGATCCGCGGCCTCAAGACTCTGCCGATCCGCTGGCGGTGAGGACGGGAGGCGGGCCGGCGTAACGGTTGAACCGGCCCGGTGTAAGGGTCGAACCGGCCCGGCGAAACGGTTGAACCGGCCCGGCGTACCGGTTGAACCGGCCTGGCGCCCCTGACAGTCCCGCCGCTCGAAAGCCCCTCGATCTGTCCCCCTCCGCCGTAACAAGACCTGGTTAGAGTGATTGCCATACGGCGAAGGGTTCGGCGCCCGGACGAGGGGACTTCCGCGATGAATCTGGTGGAACGCGACGGGGAGACAGCCCGCCTCAGGGCCGTTCTTGACGCATCCGCCGCAGGTGAGGGGACACTGTTACTCGTCTCCGGACCGGCCGGCAGCGGCAAGACCGAGCTGCTGCGGTCGTTCCGGCGTCTGGCGGCGGAGCGGGGGACGCCCGTCTGGACGGTCCGCGCGTTACCCGGCGACCGGGACGTCCCCCTCGGCGTGCTCTGCCAGTTACTGCGCAGCGCCCAGCAGCACGGTGCCGACACGTCCACGGTCCGCGACCTGGTGGACGCCGCCTCGCGGCGCGCCGGAAACCTCTCCTCCCCCGCCGACGCGCCGCTCCGCGTCGACGAGACACATCAGTTGCACGACTGGCTGCGCTCCGTCTCGCGCCGCACCCCGTTCCTCGTCGCCGTCGACGACCTGACCCACGCCGACACCGCGTCCCTGAGGTTCCTCCTGTACTGCGCCGCCCACCACGACCAGGGCGGCATCGGCTTCGTCATGACCGAGCGGGCCTCGCAGCGTGCCGGGTACCGCGTGTTCCGCGCCGAGCTGCTCCGCCAGCCGCACTGCCGCAACCTGTGGCTCTCCGGGCTTCCTCCCAGCGGCGTACGGCAGTTCCTCGCCCACTACTACGGCCCCGAGGCGGCCGAGCGGCGGGCTCCCGCGTACCACGCGACGACCGGCGGGAACCCGCTGCTCCTCCGGGCACTGACCCAGGACCGGCAGGCGGCCCGCACCACCCCCGGCACGGCCGACGGCGACGATCCCGTGTACGGCGACGCCTTCGCCCAGGCCGTCCTCGACTGCCTGCACCGCAGCTCCGAGGGCACGCTGGAGACCGCCCGCTGGCTCGCTGTCCTCGAACGGTCCGACCCGCTCCTCGTGGAGCGGCTCATGGGGACGACGGCCACCGCCGTCGAGCGCCACATCCACGAACTCGCCGCCATCGGCCTCCTGGACGAGGACGGCACCCTCGGGCAGCCCGCGATCCGCGAGGCCGCCCTCCTCGACCTGCCGGCCGGGGACCGCACCGAGCTGCACCGGCGCGCCGCGGAGCAGCTGCACCGGGACGGCGCCGACGAGGACACCGTGGCCCGTCATCTGCTGGTCGGCGGCGCCCCCGACGCACCCTGGGCACTGCCCCTGCTCGAACGGGGCGCGCAGCAGGCCCTGTTCGACGACCGCCTCGACGACGCCTTCCGGATCCTCGAGTTCGCCGTGCGGTCCAGCACCGACAACACCCAGCTGGCCCGGCTCGCCCCGCACCTGGTCGCGGCCTCGTGGCGGATGAACCCGCACATGACGACCCGCGCCCTCGCGCTCTTCGACCGGCTCCTGAGCGGTGAACTGCAGCCCAGCCACCCGGTCATGGGCCTGATCCGCTGCCTCGTCTGGTACGGGCGGCTGCCCGAGGCCGCCGACGCGCTGTCCCGGCTGCGGCCCCGCTCCGAGAGCGAACACCTGGAGATGTCGCTGACCCGCATGTGGCTGGCGGCGCTGTGCCCTCCGCTCCTGGAGTCCCTGCCGCCGTCGCCCGAGCCGGAGCGCGGCCCCGTCCCGGTGCGGCTGGCGCCCCGCACGACCGCGCTCCAGGCCCAGGCCGGCGTCTTCCAGCGGGGCCCGGACAACGCGTCGGTCGCGCAGGCCGAGCAGATCCTGCAGGGCTGCCGGCTCTCGGAGGAGACGTACGAGGCCCTGGAGACGGCCCTCCTGGTCCTCGTCCACGCCGACCGGCTCGACCGGGCGCAGTTCTGGTCCGACGCGCTGCTCGCCGAGGCCGTGGAGCGGCGGTCGCTCGGCTGGGAGGCGATCTTCGCGGCGACCCGGGCGATGATCGCGATCCGCTGCGGGGACCTGCCGACGGCGCGGGAGCGGGCCGAGCTGGCGCTCTCCCACGCGGCGCCGGAGAGCTGGGGGCTCGCCGTGGGCATGCCGCTCTCCGCGCTGCTGCTCGCCTGCACGGAGGCCGGCGAGTACGAGCAGGCGGAGCGGGTCCTGCGGCAGCCGGTGCCGGACGCGATGTTCGACTCGCGGCACGGCATGGAGTACATGCACGCCCGGGGCCGCTACTGGCTGGCGACGGGGCGACTGCACGCGGCGCTGGGCGAGTTCATGCTCTGCGGGGAGATCCTGGGGAGCTGGAACCTCGACCAGCCGTCGATCGTGCCCTGGCGGACCTCGGCGGCCGAGGTGTACCTGCGGCTCGGCAACCGCCAGAAGGCCAGGGCGCTGGCCGAGGCGCA includes:
- a CDS encoding ATP-binding protein, translated to MNLVERDGETARLRAVLDASAAGEGTLLLVSGPAGSGKTELLRSFRRLAAERGTPVWTVRALPGDRDVPLGVLCQLLRSAQQHGADTSTVRDLVDAASRRAGNLSSPADAPLRVDETHQLHDWLRSVSRRTPFLVAVDDLTHADTASLRFLLYCAAHHDQGGIGFVMTERASQRAGYRVFRAELLRQPHCRNLWLSGLPPSGVRQFLAHYYGPEAAERRAPAYHATTGGNPLLLRALTQDRQAARTTPGTADGDDPVYGDAFAQAVLDCLHRSSEGTLETARWLAVLERSDPLLVERLMGTTATAVERHIHELAAIGLLDEDGTLGQPAIREAALLDLPAGDRTELHRRAAEQLHRDGADEDTVARHLLVGGAPDAPWALPLLERGAQQALFDDRLDDAFRILEFAVRSSTDNTQLARLAPHLVAASWRMNPHMTTRALALFDRLLSGELQPSHPVMGLIRCLVWYGRLPEAADALSRLRPRSESEHLEMSLTRMWLAALCPPLLESLPPSPEPERGPVPVRLAPRTTALQAQAGVFQRGPDNASVAQAEQILQGCRLSEETYEALETALLVLVHADRLDRAQFWSDALLAEAVERRSLGWEAIFAATRAMIAIRCGDLPTARERAELALSHAAPESWGLAVGMPLSALLLACTEAGEYEQAERVLRQPVPDAMFDSRHGMEYMHARGRYWLATGRLHAALGEFMLCGEILGSWNLDQPSIVPWRTSAAEVYLRLGNRQKARALAEAQLALVRPGRSRTRGLTLRVLAAAADGQQAERLHAEAVDMLHDSGDRLEHARALAGMSRHQQAQGDNYRARMTARLAGDMAWACGAYPLAEEIVPGRGGRRAKAVSTELELPGGPDVDLLSEAERRVAALAARGLTNRQIARRLCVTASTVEQHLTRVYRKLNVTRRADLPVSLAQDKSVTA